GGATTGCCGTGGTGGGGAAGTACACGGCTCTGGTGGATGCCTACAAGTCCGTCAACGAGGCGCTCATCCACGGCGGCATCGCGAACGACGTCGGGGTCGCGATCGAATGGCTGCTGAGTGAGGACTTCGAGGAGGGCAAGGGCGTCGAGCGCCTGGCGCACTACGACGGGCTGCTGATCCCTGGCGGTTTCGGCGTGCGCGGCGTCGAGGGAATGCTGGAAGCGATCCAGTGGGCGCGCAACAACGAGCTGCCGTTCTTCGGCATCTGCCTGGGGCTGCAGTGCGCGGTCATCGAGTACGCTCGAAACGTTTGCGGCCTCGAGCGCTCGCACTCCTCCGAGTTCCACCGGGAAACGGCCGACCCGGTGATCTGCCTCATGGACTCGCAACGGCAGTTGACCGAGCTGGGCGGCACGATGCGCCTGGGTGCGTACCCCTGCCGGCTGCGGCCGGGCTCGCGGGCGCACCAGATCTATGGTGCGCTCGAGATCAGCGAACGCCACCGGCACCGCTACGAGGTGAACAATGCCTACCGCGACCTGCTGGCGGAGTACGGATTGCGCTTCAGCGGCCTCTCGCCGGACGGCATCCTAGTGGAGATCCTCGAGCTGCCAGAGCACCCCTGGTTCTTAGGGTGTCAGTTCCACCCCGAGCTGAAGTCGCGGCCCACGCGGCCACACCCGCTGTTCGCGGCCTTCGTGCGCGCCGCCATGGAGCATCGCGATGCCGGCGCAGGGCGCCCGGCGCCCCGCTTCGAACCCGTTGAGGTGGCGGATTGAGCGGCAGCGTCGCAGATCTGTTCCAGGCCGGTGCGCCCTTCTTCCTCATCGCGGGGCCCTGCGTGCTGGAGGACGACGAGCTGAACCTGGCCGTGGCCCGGGCACTGGCGGAGCTGGCGGCCGAGCTCTCCCTGCCCGTCATCTTCAAGGCGTCCTTTGACAAGGCGAACCGCAGCCACCCCGATTCTCCGCGGGGGCCGGGCCTCGAGCGGGGGCTGGAGCAGCTCGAGTGGGTGCGGCGGGAGAGTGGGCTCCCCGTGCTCACGGACGTGCACGAGGCCGGGCAGGCCGCGCCCGCCGCGGAAGTCTGTGATGCCCTGCAGATTCCGGCGTTTCTCTGCCGGCAGACGGACCTGATCGCCGCGGCGGCCGCGACCGGGCGGCCGCTGAATCTGAAGAAGGGGCAGTGGCTGGCGCCGGAAGGAATGGCCGGGGCGGTGGCCAAAGCGCGCCAGGCCGGCTGCCAGGCAGTCGTCCTCACGGAGCGGGGCACGTTCTTCGGCTACGGCGACCTGGTGGTCGACATGCGATCGTTCGACCGGCTGCGCGCGATTGCGGGCGGCGCGCCGGTGCTCTTCGACGGCACGCATTCCGTGCAGCGGCCGGGTCGGGACGAGGGGCGTACCGGCGGCGACGGGCGCTTTTCGTCTTTACTGGTTCGGGCGGCCGTCGCCGCCGGTGCCGACGGGTTGTTCCTCGAAGTGCACCCCGCACCGGAGCGGGCGCCTTCCGATGGCCGGAACATGCTCCCACTCGCGGCGCTCAGGCCCTTAATCGAGCAGGTGCTGGCGCTCAGGTCGGCCCTGGCCGGCGCGGCCTGGCAGGCGGCAGGAGCGCCCCTGCGTGCCTGAGCGACTGCCGCCCGATCTGGCGCGACGGATCCGCATGGTGGTCCTGGACGTGGATGGCGTGCTGACGGATGGGGGCATCTACATGGGTGGGGCAGCACAGGGACAGGCTGTCGAGCTCAAGCGCTTCGACATCACGGACGGACTCGCAGTCAAGATGCTGGCGCGTGCAGGCGTGCAGGTGGTGCTGGTGAGCGGCCGCGAATCGGCGGCCAGCCGGGCACGCGCTCGGGAGCTGGGCGTCGAGTGCGTCGAGGACGCGGC
This Gemmatimonadota bacterium DNA region includes the following protein-coding sequences:
- a CDS encoding CTP synthase; this encodes IAVVGKYTALVDAYKSVNEALIHGGIANDVGVAIEWLLSEDFEEGKGVERLAHYDGLLIPGGFGVRGVEGMLEAIQWARNNELPFFGICLGLQCAVIEYARNVCGLERSHSSEFHRETADPVICLMDSQRQLTELGGTMRLGAYPCRLRPGSRAHQIYGALEISERHRHRYEVNNAYRDLLAEYGLRFSGLSPDGILVEILELPEHPWFLGCQFHPELKSRPTRPHPLFAAFVRAAMEHRDAGAGRPAPRFEPVEVAD
- the kdsA gene encoding 3-deoxy-8-phosphooctulonate synthase, which produces MSGSVADLFQAGAPFFLIAGPCVLEDDELNLAVARALAELAAELSLPVIFKASFDKANRSHPDSPRGPGLERGLEQLEWVRRESGLPVLTDVHEAGQAAPAAEVCDALQIPAFLCRQTDLIAAAAATGRPLNLKKGQWLAPEGMAGAVAKARQAGCQAVVLTERGTFFGYGDLVVDMRSFDRLRAIAGGAPVLFDGTHSVQRPGRDEGRTGGDGRFSSLLVRAAVAAGADGLFLEVHPAPERAPSDGRNMLPLAALRPLIEQVLALRSALAGAAWQAAGAPLRA